DNA sequence from the Terriglobia bacterium genome:
TGCTGGCGTAGCAGGGCCGACAAACTCAAAGATTCCCGGTTCAGGCGAAGGGCGCCCGCTTCGGCTTCCGCAAGATCCAGCATGGTGTTCAAAAGGTGCGAAAGGCGGTCCAGCGTGTCGATCGACTCGGCGACAAGTTCGCGCCAGGGGCCGTCGTTGCTTGTTGAAAGCGCGACTTCCAGCCGGCCGCGGATGGCGGTGACCGGGCTCTTCATGTCATGCGCAACGGAATCGGTGACCGTACGGAGTTGTCCAACCGATGCCTGGATCCTGTCCAGCATTTGATTGAATGTCGACGACAGGCGGCTGATTTCATCGGCGTACTTGCCTTCCGGCACCCGGCTGCTCAAGTCTTCGCTACCGATACGCGCGACTGTCTCGGAAATATGTTCGACGCGAAGCAGCGTCCCACGCGCGCTGGCATACGAAATGAGGAATCCGAGGAAAACCGTCCCCGCCCAGACCATGAAAAACTGCGCCGTGAGCCGGTTCAAGAGATGGAGGGCTGAGTTGTCCGAAAGTCCCAGATAAATCGTTCCACCGTGGTCGCGATTCTTCGCGACCACACGGAAGGGCGTCGATTCTCCGTCGATCTGCAACGACTCCGGGGTCTCCGGCACGAGCCGCGTCTTCTGGATGGCGCGGAGGAAAGAATCCTTCATCTCCGGTCCGACCCACAGAGCAGCCTCGCCGCGGGCGCCGGTTTGCAGGAAGAACGCCGAGGAGCGGGCGTGCGAGGAATGCGGGCCGTACTCGTCGGGCATTTCGTGCGTCGCAAGCTCGGCGACTTCCTCCATGATCCGATCGTACAGAGCGTCCTGAGGAGTGCTGTTCGAGACTTCGCTGAGCACTTCCGCCTCTCCGGACAGCCATGCATCGCTGCGTTCCCGCACAGTGTTCGAGACGACGTAATAGGTGATTCCGAACGCAATCGCGCTGCCGAGAGCGAAAGCGAGGGTTGTCCAGACGGAGATCCGCCAGGCCGCGGTATTGCGGGAGGGTTTAAGGAGCTTTGATAACATAACCGATTCCTCGAATCGTCTGGATCAGCGGCTTCACGCTCTCTCGATCGACTTTACTGCGCAGACGATAGATGTGCACATCAACGACATTGGTCGCGGGATCGATCCTCATCCGCCATACATGATCCAGAATCATCGATCGTGTTACCACCCGGCCCTCATTCCGGCATAGGTATTCGAGAAGAACAAATTCCTGCGGTGTGAGCTGCAGATTCCGGTCCCCCCGCCACGCCTCGCGGCGGACAAGATCGAGTTGAAGGTCCGCCACCTTGAGCTTCAGCGATTCTTTCTGCGGTGTGCTGCTTCGCTTGAGAAGGTTGCGCAGGCGGGCGAGTAGCTCGGCCAGCGCGAAAGGTTTGGTGAGGTAGTCGTCCCCGCCCTGTTCGAGGCCGCGAACGCGCTCATCGACGGTTCTTCGCGCCGACAGAATCAAGACCGGCGCGTTGCTGCCATGCGCCCGGCAGCTGGCGATGAGTTCGAGACCGTCGCGATCGGGAAGGCCGAGATCTATAATGAATGCGTCGTGGACGCCTTCGCGCGCCAGAGCTTCTCCGCCTTCAGCGTTTGAGGCGGCATCGACCGTGTATCCGGCTTCAGTGAGGGCTCGCTTAAGAAACTCCTGAATGGCGATATCGTCTTCGACCAGCAACAGCCGCATGAAACAAACTCCCGCCGTATGAGTATCATTGGACCGGGACAAGTTGGACCTAAACGTACATGAACGCAAAATTACAGTTTGTTCATCTGGCCTCTTCTGACATGAATCCCCCAGTAAGCATTCGACGCCTGGCTCTTGTTGCAGCGCTGGTGTTCCTATGTGCCGTTCCCCAGCTTTGGGCGCAGGGGCCGCCCTACCAGACCGACGATCCCGTTCCTGTCGACCTCCATCATTACGAGT
Encoded proteins:
- a CDS encoding ATP-binding protein; protein product: MLSKLLKPSRNTAAWRISVWTTLAFALGSAIAFGITYYVVSNTVRERSDAWLSGEAEVLSEVSNSTPQDALYDRIMEEVAELATHEMPDEYGPHSSHARSSAFFLQTGARGEAALWVGPEMKDSFLRAIQKTRLVPETPESLQIDGESTPFRVVAKNRDHGGTIYLGLSDNSALHLLNRLTAQFFMVWAGTVFLGFLISYASARGTLLRVEHISETVARIGSEDLSSRVPEGKYADEISRLSSTFNQMLDRIQASVGQLRTVTDSVAHDMKSPVTAIRGRLEVALSTSNDGPWRELVAESIDTLDRLSHLLNTMLDLAEAEAGALRLNRESLSLSALLRQQIDLYQPALAAHNHMIEADIQDDVFIKADVPLIHRLMSNLLENELAHLGDGCRIHMVLQRADQNAQLTIEDDGPGFPADIRNHVLERFVKGKHSRGHGLGLAFVNAVAQAHGGSVKVSDRQGRGAKITVSFPI
- a CDS encoding response regulator transcription factor — its product is MRLLLVEDDIAIQEFLKRALTEAGYTVDAASNAEGGEALAREGVHDAFIIDLGLPDRDGLELIASCRAHGSNAPVLILSARRTVDERVRGLEQGGDDYLTKPFALAELLARLRNLLKRSSTPQKESLKLKVADLQLDLVRREAWRGDRNLQLTPQEFVLLEYLCRNEGRVVTRSMILDHVWRMRIDPATNVVDVHIYRLRSKVDRESVKPLIQTIRGIGYVIKAP